In the Rhodothermales bacterium genome, CCACTTCCTGATCATGTACCCCCGGCACCTCGCCGGCATCGAGGCCGAGGCCGCCCCCATCGCCGAGGCTACCTACGCCGCGCTTTCCAGTAACCTCGGGGTGACGTTCGACCAGAAAATCCGCATCTACCTCTCCGACGAGGACGAAATCCTCAACGGCTTCGCCGTCCGTATCGGCAACGGGTACACGAACATCTGGGTACACGTAAACGACGTCGCCACCACATGGTCCGGCCAGACGAAATGGCTCCGCACCGTGCTCTCCCACGAACTCGCGCACCTGTTCCACTACCGGGCGGTGAAGGGGTCGCTCGGGTTCGCCGACATCTTCTTCGGCGACCCGCTTCCAGGGTTCTGGACGGAGGGCCTCGCGCAGTACCAGACCGAGCGCTGGGACGCCTACCGGGGCGACCAGTGGCTCCGCACCGCCGTCCTCGACGACCGGCTCTCCTACGAAGACGGCCGCTCGCTCTACAACGGGCGGCTCCTCTACGCCTCCGGCAATGCCCAGCTTCGTTTCTTCGCCGAACAATACGGCGACTCCGCCCTGGCCGACATGCTCGCCCACCGCAAAAAGGCATTTTTCGGGAGGATAACGGTGCACGACTTCTACACGGCTTTCGAGGAGACGACGGACAAGACCTACCGCGAGTTCTTCGACGACTGGCGCCGGCACATGAACGTGTACTACAACACGCTCGCCGGCCAGATGGAGAATATAGACTCGCTCGGGGTCGACCCGCTCGCGCTGCCCGGGCAGTACCTGTACGACGTCCGCTATAGCCCGGACACGACGCGTGTCGCCGTGCTTTCCGTACTCTCCGTCCGCCGGCCCGTGCGCCGGCTGTATGTGATCGACACAAAAAAGAAAACCCGCACCATCGCCGCCGAGGGCAGCATCGACGGACCCGTTTCCTGGAGCCCCGACGGCCAGACGATTGCGTTTGCTCGGACCGTGCGCGGTGCGCGAGGCAGCCTGCTCAGCGACCTCTTCACCGTCCGCGCCGACGGCAAGAAGCTGCGCCGGCTCACGAACAGCCGCCGCGCCTCTTCGCCTGCCTTCTCGCCGGACGGTCGCCAACTCGCGTTCATCGGCTCAGACGCCGGCACAGCCAATATTTTCTTGCTGGATCTTGCCTCGGGGCGAGAGCAGCAACTTACCTCGTTTGAGGGGGATGTCCAGATCGGCTCCCTGGCCTGGCATCCGTTCCAGCCCAAAATCGCCTTTGCCCGTTTTGACGCCGAAGGCAGGCGGGATATCCAGATTATCGACATCGATGCCCGCACCATCGCGCCGGCGACGGACGGGCAGCACGAAGACCACGGCCCGGTATGGAGTCCGGATGGCGATCAACTGGCCTACACGTCGCTGCGGGACCGGGTGCCGAACGTCTTTGCCGTCGACCTCGCCTCGGGCGCGCACCGCCGGGTGACCCACCTCGTCGCCGGCGCGCGGGTCCACCAGTGGATCCAGCCGGACTCCCTGCATCCCGCCGGCCGCCTCGTCGCCACAGCTGCATCATCCAAAGAGCGCGAGGAAGCGTACCGGATCGATGCGGACCGGCCCGTATTCACCGGCGAGCCCGTCGTCCCACCCGCCTACGCGGCGTGGACCGTGCATGAGCCGCCCGCTATTGTCCCCGCCCGGATAGCGCCCGATCCCACACTCATCATCGGCCGGAGTCGTTATCACTCGCTCCGCAACTTGACTCACGTCGCTTCCATTGCGCTGCCCTACTACAACGCGGCCGATGACTGGGGCGTGGCCGGCCTGACAAGCTGGACCGAGCCGCTGGGCAAACACCTGTTCGCCCTCACCGGTAGCCTGTCGATCCCCACGCCGTTCGCCAACAGCTTTGTGCTCGCCAGCTACGTCAACAACCAGCTCGTTCCCTCGATCACCCTCAACGGCTACTCCCTCCTCCCCAGCGTGCAGGCCTACGGAGACACCTACCTGGCGGACGGATTGAGTGGCGGCGACGTATCTGTCGACTGGCCGCTGGACATCGGGATCCAGCCGTATACGGCCACGCGGTTCGAGGCCCGGCTGCGGTATCTCCGCTTCGACCCGCTCAATCCCGACGAATTCGAGGCCTCGAGCCTCCTTCCCACACCGGCCGAAGGCGAGCAGGCCGACCTGCGGCTTTCCCTTACCCGCAAGCGTCTGCGCCCGTACGCCGACAACCTCATCCACCCGATCGACGGCCACGGCATCCGGCTGGAGGCGACGGCGGGGGCCCGCGTGTTGGGCGCCGACACCCGGTTTGTGCGTGGGGATGCGTCGGCCTTTGCCGTCCTGCCGGCGCTCGGGCTGAGCCGGCTGTATGTTTATGCTCATGGCCAGTTGATTCTGGGGGATGTCCTGCCCCAGCACCGCGTCGGCTTCGCGCGGTACGACGATGTGCAGATCACCGCGCCCGAAGTGGGCCTGCTCGCATTTGTCGACGCCAACCGGGTGCGAGGGTATCGTGAATTCGTGCTGGGCAACCGGCTCGCGTTCGGGACGGTGGAGTATCGGATGCCCATCGCCCCGAGCCTGCAGACCACCGTGCTCGGCTTTGTGTCACTCGGCGCCACTACCCTGGCCTTGTTCGCGGATGGGGGGATGGTCTGGGAGGACCGGGTGCGGCAGGCGCGCCGGCTGGGCGTGGGCGCGGAAGTCAAGAACGCTCTTGTCCTGGGCGGCGTGCTGACGATCGCGCACGCGGTGGGAATCGGGCAGCCCTACGATGTGCTGGGGACGGATCGGAATTACGAGATTTATTACCGCCTGAGGGCGGCTCTGCCGTTTTGAAGCCGACTCGCGTGGGTACATCTGGGGGTGCCCGTTGAGGCGTGAGGACGCGGAGGGCACCTCCTTTAAACCTGTAACCAGTAAACCTGCAAACCTGTAACAAAAAAGCCGGCGGGATGCGCCGGCTTTTTTATTACCCAATGTGCATCTGCAGCTCTTCGCGGCGGTGTTTTTGCCGGAGTTTGCGGAGTGCCTTTTCCTTGATCTGGCGGACCCGTTCGCGGGTGAGCCCGAAGCGCTGGCCGATCTCCTCGAGCGTGAGCGGGTGCTCGCGACCGATCCCGAAATAGAGCCGAGTGATTTCGGCCTCGCGGGGATGCAGGAGGCTCAGGGCGCGTTCGATGTCGATTTTGAGCGACTCGTCCATGAGCGAGTCGTCCGGTGCCGTATCCTCATCGTCCGGGAGCACGTCGAGCAGGCTGTTATCGTCCTCCTCGTTAAACGGCGCGTCCATGGACAGATGCCGGCTGGTATGCTGCATCGCTTCACGAACCTTTTCGACATCGACGTCGAGTTCGCGGGCGAGCTCTTCGATATTTGGCTGGCGCTCGTGCGTCTGCGCGAGGCGAGCACTCGTTTTGCGGATCTTGGAGATCGTGCCGATGCGGTTCAGCGGGAGCCGCACGACGCGGCTTTGCTCGGCGAGCGCCTGCAGAATCGCCTGACGGATCCACCACACCGCGTAGGAAATAAACTTGAACCCTCGGGTCTCGTCAAAGCGTTGCGCGGCCTTGATGAGGCCGTAGTTGCCTTCGTTGATCAGGTCGGCCAACGTGAGGCCCTGTCCCTGATACTTCTTGGCAACTGAGACCACAAAGCGAAGATTGGCGCGCGTCAGTTTATGCAGCGCTTCCTGGTCGCCCTGTTTGATCAGACGCGCTAACCTGACTTCCTCTTCGGGGACGAGCAGAGGGATCTGCCCGATCTCCTGAAGATACTGGTCCAGCATACGTTGCTGGCGAGGAACGTACATAGGCCTTCTAGCGGTTTGGTTGTAGCGATTGTGCGGGGAAGCTTCTCAGTTCTGGATGAGTGGAAGCGCCAAAGCAGAAGCGCCGGCAGTTCCTGCGTACACAGGCGGCGAATTCAGGTTGTATGCGCTGGATACAGCCAGTGGATGCGTCCCTTTCAAACCCCGGGCGCGTCGATTACTGGAGGACACGTACGCACGTGCTCACATACCGTTCCGAGCCTTATACAGGATTCAGCGGGGGGACCGATTTCCGCCGGACGCATCCCAAAAAGGACGTGGTTACCGGAGCGGGCACGGGGTTGTACTGGCACAAAACGAGCACAATACGGGCAACGCACATGCGGAACCTGAACCAACCAGCCCATGCCGGCCGTTCTCGTAAGGTTGAAGGCTCGCTGCCGGTGAAGGTTCCAACGGTGGGGAGGCGAGCCCATGGGTAGTGAAATCATCGGCAATTTCGGGTACGAAGTTAAACCCGGCGCCGGTTGTACTATAGAACAGTGCGTAGAACGACAAAACGAGTCGCCTCCATCATGCTTCCTACACACCATCCTTTCATCCTGGACGCTCGCGGAAAGTGGCTCGATTGCCGGCGCGAGAATCCAGCCGGCCCGGTCGTCATGGGCATCCTGAACGTCACGCCGGATTCGTTCTCCGACGGGGGCCGCTACACCTCCCTCGATGCGGCGCTGGCCCGAGTGGAAACGATGATTTCGGAAGGTGCGGCGATCATCGACGTCGGCGGCGAGTCCACGCGGCCGCGGGGGCGGGCCTATGGCGCCGGGGCTAGCGCGGTGGCCGAGGCCGAAGAGCGCGAGCGGGTTGTCCCCATCATCCGAGCCATCACTGGGCGTTTCCCGGACATCCTCGTCTCCATCGACACCTACAAGCCGGCCGTCGCCCGCGCCGCCCTCGAGGTCGGCGCCCACCTCGTCAACGACGTGACGGGTCTCCGCCTCTTCCCCGAGACGGCCGCCGTCGCCGCCGAGGCCGGCGCGCCGCTGATCGTCATGCATTCGCTTGGCCGTCCGGGCGAGATGCCCCACGAGCACCCCTACACCGACGTCGTCGCGGAGGTCTACGCCTCGCTCGACGCCTCGATCCAGACCGCCCAACGCGCCGGCGTGCGCGACATCGTCGTGGACCCCGGCTTTGGTTTCGGGAAGACGCCGGCGGAAAACGCCGCCCTGATTCGCCACACCGACGCCTTTCTCGCGCTGGGCCGGCCTGTGCTGGTGGGTGTCTCCCGCAAAAGCTCGATCGCCACCTTCCTCGGCGACCCCTCCCGCCCGCCGGACGCCCGGCTCTTCGGCAGCCTCGGCGCCACCGCCGTGGCCGTCCTCCGCGGCGCCACGCTCGTCCGCACCCACGACATCCGCGAAACCGTCGATCTGCTGCGGGTCATCGCGGCGGTGACGACAGCCGCGCCCCGTTGAGGCCTTCGAACCATTTTACGGCGTGCGATTTGAACGCGTGAAGCCTACCTTGGGCTATTCATCAAGCCGGCCTCCGCGTTGACGTTATTCGAGTGGTTCATACCGATCCGCGTCGTCGATCTCATCGAGATCGGCATCGTGGCGTTCATCCTGTACAAGCTGTATGTACTGATGCGCGGCACGATCGCCGTCCAGATCTTCCTGGGGATCGTCGCCCTCTCGCTCGTGCAGATCGTTGTCGCCTGGGCGGACATGACGATGCTTCAGACCCTCTTCCGATCGATCAACGAGGTGTTTGCCGTCGCCGTCATCATCCTATTCCAGCCCGAAATCCGTCGCGTCCTGTTCCTGCTCGGCAAAAACAACCCCCTCGCCCAGCGCTTTTTTGTCCCCCAGAGCCAGGAATCCGTTATTTCAGATGTGATCTCCGCGATCGCCGAAATGAGCAAGCAACGGATCGGGGCACTGATCGTATTCGAGCGACAAACGGGGCTGCGCAACTATATTGAAACCGGCACCCCGCTCCAGGCGGCGATCAGCCGTGACCTGCTCATCGCCATATTCTTCGAAAAAAACCCGCTGCACGACGGCGCCCTGATCATCCGCAACCAGCGGATCGAAGCCGCGCGGTGTATCCTACCGGTCTCCAACAGCAACCGGCTCAGTCCGAACCTCGGCCTGCGCCACCGCGCGGCCGTCGGCCTCACCGAGCAGACGGACGCGTTCGTGGTGGTGGTTTCCGAAGAAACCGGCCACATTTCGATCTCGAAAAGCGGAGAATTGATCTCGCGTTTGACCGCCGAGGAGCTCCGTTCCTACCTTACTGACGCGCTGGCGTGACACTTCTCCCTCAACCATCCCCTACCGTGACCTCCGACGACCGCAAATACGACCGGCTTCGGGCCCGCCTCGTGGAGGACCTGCGCGTCAAAGGGATCGAGGACGAGCGGGTTCTCGCCGCCATCGGCCGGGTGCCGCGGCACCGGTTTGTCGAGCCGGCCATGCAACAGCGCGCCTACGAAGACGAGGCCCTGCCGATCGGGCTCAACCAGACCATCTCCCAGCCCTACACGGTGGCCCATCAGACCCTGCTGATCGAACCGAAACGGCGCGATCGGATTCTCGAGATCGGCACCGGGAGCGGCTACCAGGCGGCGGTATTATGTGAGATGGGCGCCGAGGTCTATTCCATCGAACGGCATCAGGCCTTGCACGACCGCGCGAAGGCGATCCTGCGGGAGCTCGGCTACCGGGTCATCACCAAGTGCGGAGACGGAACGCTCGGCTGGCCGGCCTTTGCGCCTTACGACAAAATCGTGGTGACCGCCGGCGCCGCCGGCGTGCCCGAAGCGCTGCTGGAACAACTCGCCCAGCCGAAAGGCGACACATCCGGCGGCTGCCTGGTCATCCCCGTCGGATCGGCGGACGAACAGATGATGAAGCGCATTTACCGCACCGGCGAACACACCTATCGACACGAAGAAACCAACGTCTTCCGCTTCGTCCCGCTGGTTGGGGAGGGGAAATTGATCCGGGGGAACCGGTAAAAACGCGTTAATCGTCAGACACAACGGCTCCGAATCCGGACCATACGGACACGATGGCACAACGTCATCATTCGATGATCGTGCACGCGCCTGTTTCGAATGCTTCGCGGAGGGCTTCGGTGGCGTCGGCGCGTAGGGCGTCAGGGGTGGTGTGGCGGTCGTGCAGGAGGGCGATGCCGATGCTCACCCCGCCGACGAGGTGCTCGGTATCCGCGGCCAACTGTTCCTGCAGGCTCAGCGCCCAGGCCTCGACATCGGACACCTCTTCATGGTGGAAAACGCCGTACGTGAGTTCGCCGAACCGTTCGAGCCGGCCGTCCAGCAAGGCCTCCTGAAGGGACTTCTGCATCGCGCGTTCCGTGGCACCCAGCGCCTTGACACCCTGGCCGGCGATGGCTTCCGCCCGGTTGAGGTAGATGAGCGCGAGCGAGAGGGGCAACTCGTTGGCCCGTGCGTTCTCCATCTCTTCGGCGATGATTTCACGACGGGGCCGGATGCGCAGACGATCTTTCTGGACCGCATCGCCGGGGAGCGGCGAGCCCAGGTAGGTCCCGATCAACGTGGCGAACTGCCCCAGAAGCAAGCGCTGCCAGGGATCGTCGAGGTCCCGCCAGGCCAGCGCGTCGATGAGCAACAGATAGGCCAGTTCGTCGTCCGGCACCCGCACCGGCGCTACGGCCACCTGCCGCACCGATACCGGCTGGCGGTAGTAGCCGAGCGCCTCCCAGGTCGTTTCATCGCTGCCGATGTCTTTGATGGAGACCGGCACCAGCTCCATCGCCTCTACCAGGAGGGACGGGTGGATGGAGATCGATCCGTCGGCGTGGACGTGCTCGTTTTCACTAACGATGGCGACAACCTCGTACCGGTTGCCGCCGTCCTGACGGACGAGGCACACCGAGTAGCCGCCGGCGGAGGCCCGGATGGCCTGGAGCAAAGCCACCAGGTCCGGCCGACCGCCGCTCTGTGCGACCGGCGCAGACGCCGGTTTCGCAGGCGCCGGAGGCTCGGGTTCGACAGGGGCGGTCACGCGTTCGACCGGAGGTGCGCTGACCGGTTCGGGCTCGAGCTCCTCATCCCGTGCATTCACCAACTCGGAGACGGGCTCAATCACAGGTAGCGAAGCAGGCGTCGGCGAAGCAACCGGAACCGGCGCCGATTGGGCCGGCGGGCTGTCCGACCGGCGCGCCCTGGGCTTGATTTCAAGGATACCGAGCGCGCTCAGCTCCTGCTGAGGCGGCACGGTGGGCGGCGAGGGGATCGTCCGTGTGCCAATGGCGGAGCGCTCGAACCGCTTGTACAAAACTAGAGCGCCCAAACCGACAACCAGTAAAATCCCGAACGCAACAGTGAGCACGATAGCGAGGGTGCTGCTCATGCAGAATACGAGGAAGGACGTGAGCTTTGAGATACGCCCGCACGTGGCGGGCTTCGTAACGGACGGGCTGTAATCCGGTCCGGCAATCTAGCAGGAAGCCTCGGCAAAGTCAACTCGCCCGCCGGCAGCGCGGCGCCCCGCCTGGAGCGCACGGTCAGTACATAGGCAGATCCAATCTCACACAAAAACAGCACATTTCACGCATAACTTCGCGGCTTGGATTGTGGTACCAGTGGCCGATACCAAGCGTACCGGTATACACATGCCCCTGGAATTACAATGCCCTACTTACTCTATGCGGATGCGCCGATCTCGGCCGCATCCGTGCACCCTACGCTGAAGCGCTCGCTGCCTCTTCTCGCCGCCTTCGCCCTGCACATCCTCACCGCTGGGGGCGTATTCGCCCAGTCCCAGGTCATCGACTTTGAAAGCCTGATGGAAGGGCAGATTGTCCGCTCCGTGACCGCCACAGGTGGATACGGCGACATCAGCGTGTGGGGCACAAACCCCGGCTGCGCGGCCAACGCCGCCGTGATCTATGCCACGACCTGCCCGGGCGGCTGCTCGGGTGACGACGAGGACCTCGGCACGCCGAATGAAACCTACGGAGGCCCCGGCATCGGCTCGGGCGGGGAGGCAGGCAGCGCCTATCCGAACGACAGGCCGCTCGGCAACGTACTGATCGTCCAACAGGGCTGCGGCACGCTTAATTCCGACCCCGTGGCAGATCCCCGCGACCACGGCGGGAATACCACCCTCCGCCTCGATTTCCCGACACCGATCTCCGTCACCGCCTTCACGGCGCTGGATGTGGAAACGCACGAGTCGATGATCGTTGAGTTCCTCGACGCCGCCGGTGCCGTCGTGACGGCTGTCGCCCCGCCGGCCACCGGCGACAACGGTAAGGTTGTCGTCGCCACCAACGCGGTAGACATCAGCACCATGCGTGTCACCCGCCAGGGCTCTGGGGCGTTGGACAACATCACCTTCACGCCCGGCGCATCGGCCGACCTTGAGATTGCCAAAACGGTGGATAACCCGGCGCCCGACTCCGGCGCGACGGTCGTC is a window encoding:
- the folP gene encoding dihydropteroate synthase; translated protein: MLPTHHPFILDARGKWLDCRRENPAGPVVMGILNVTPDSFSDGGRYTSLDAALARVETMISEGAAIIDVGGESTRPRGRAYGAGASAVAEAEERERVVPIIRAITGRFPDILVSIDTYKPAVARAALEVGAHLVNDVTGLRLFPETAAVAAEAGAPLIVMHSLGRPGEMPHEHPYTDVVAEVYASLDASIQTAQRAGVRDIVVDPGFGFGKTPAENAALIRHTDAFLALGRPVLVGVSRKSSIATFLGDPSRPPDARLFGSLGATAVAVLRGATLVRTHDIRETVDLLRVIAAVTTAAPR
- the cdaA gene encoding diadenylate cyclase CdaA, whose protein sequence is MTLFEWFIPIRVVDLIEIGIVAFILYKLYVLMRGTIAVQIFLGIVALSLVQIVVAWADMTMLQTLFRSINEVFAVAVIILFQPEIRRVLFLLGKNNPLAQRFFVPQSQESVISDVISAIAEMSKQRIGALIVFERQTGLRNYIETGTPLQAAISRDLLIAIFFEKNPLHDGALIIRNQRIEAARCILPVSNSNRLSPNLGLRHRAAVGLTEQTDAFVVVVSEETGHISISKSGELISRLTAEELRSYLTDALA
- a CDS encoding protein-L-isoaspartate(D-aspartate) O-methyltransferase translates to MTSDDRKYDRLRARLVEDLRVKGIEDERVLAAIGRVPRHRFVEPAMQQRAYEDEALPIGLNQTISQPYTVAHQTLLIEPKRRDRILEIGTGSGYQAAVLCEMGAEVYSIERHQALHDRAKAILRELGYRVITKCGDGTLGWPAFAPYDKIVVTAGAAGVPEALLEQLAQPKGDTSGGCLVIPVGSADEQMMKRIYRTGEHTYRHEETNVFRFVPLVGEGKLIRGNR
- a CDS encoding RNA polymerase sigma factor RpoD/SigA, with the translated sequence MYVPRQQRMLDQYLQEIGQIPLLVPEEEVRLARLIKQGDQEALHKLTRANLRFVVSVAKKYQGQGLTLADLINEGNYGLIKAAQRFDETRGFKFISYAVWWIRQAILQALAEQSRVVRLPLNRIGTISKIRKTSARLAQTHERQPNIEELARELDVDVEKVREAMQHTSRHLSMDAPFNEEDDNSLLDVLPDDEDTAPDDSLMDESLKIDIERALSLLHPREAEITRLYFGIGREHPLTLEEIGQRFGLTRERVRQIKEKALRKLRQKHRREELQMHIG